GAGAAAGCAGCATCCCAGGCAGAGGAACAGCTCTGGAAATGACCCGGAAGGAAGAAGGAGCAGAGGAGCAGgattaagaagaaagaaacatgagATGAAGCCAAGAAGACCAGACTCTTCAGGGCTTTGTAAGCAATGGGAAAGACTATTTGTTTTGCCTGAGTGCATTAATTCATTCATGTAGTCATTattcaatatttaataaatgctaaCTATGTGTCAAGTACAAAGACAACAtttgtcctcatggagcttacctTAGAGTAGAAGACAGGTGGCAAacaatatatgtatgtaaaaatatatcaTGTGTCAGAGGATGACAAGTGAAGGAACAATGGCAATTGCTAAAACAATTTAAGGGGAGGCTATAGGGTGAAGTCGGTGGCATGGGGTTAGATTTGTGTCCAGAAATCTCACTGGCTACATGTTGAGGAAAAAACCTGTGGTTTTGTACATGAAGTGTGGTAAGAATGGGGGCAAGGAGACCTGTTTGGACATTCGTGACTCATCCACTGTATCTTTAGAGATACGGTAGTGGTAGCTGCAGCCCTAAGGGAAAGCACCCTAAGGGAAGGTAAGCATTGACAGTCAAAGGGACGGTGTTGAGGACTTTGTGAGAGACTGAATATGAGTGGCGATGCACACCTACTGAGCTGGTGAGACATTCACTCAACCTGACATGAAAGTGAGATCATGACTTTGTGTCTTGGCGTGACGAATTTGAGGTACCTTTGAAAAATCCAGTGGGGTGTCATGTGGAGTTGGGTATTAAAGGTCTTGTAGGAGATATCTGGCTAGCTTATAAATATATGACCAAGTTTGGTGTCAGGTGGTAACTGAAGTCATAGCCATGAATTAGAGTGATAAGAGAGAGTGTGAATTGAGAAGGCATAGGCACCAGGTCCAGAGGCACTCATCACTCAATAGGAAGGGGTGGGTCAGAAGAGAGATCTTCAAGGAGGAACTAACAACAGTGCCAACATTGGATAAAGTAAGAAAATGTTCTTTAGCTTTATCTGTTGATTCAACCAGTATTTATTGATGGACCATGTGCCCGTCATTCTTCTAGGAATCAGAATTAAGAATCAAAGCCTCTGTACTCCTGTACATTTAAAGGGAAATAGAAACGTAGAATACACAAATGAAGTTAGAAAAAGATGATGGAGTGGGAATGACATTTTGGACAGGATGGCCAGTGAAGGAATCCCTAAAAGGTCACATTTGAGCAGTTCCTAAATGAAGTGAAGGCAAAAACCATGCAAACATGTAGGGGGAAGTGCCCAGGGATTGAGACCTTTGCATTGAAGGACCCCTAGGTGGGATTGTACTTAGGAATTTTGAGCAACAGCAAGAGAGTTATTGTGGCTGGAGGAGAAGAATAAAGGAGATGTTTGGGGAAATAGCCAGCAATGAAGGCCCTTTGCAGAGAAGGGAAGCCCTTGGACACTCAGTGACATGGAGATGATGAATGACTGCTGCTTCAGACAAGGGATGGATGGTGGAGCTGGCCTGGAGTTTGTCGAGGTGGGGAAGGTGAGTGGGGAGTGGACACAAACCATCTGGGCATCTCTTTGAAGTGTGGGAGCTGGAAGGGAATGAGGAGTGCccctttcacttttctgtatgtgGATTTGAGACTGCTCATTCTGGAAGGCAATCCTAGAATGGGCACCTGGAGCCACAGGCACATCTTAGAGGTGAGGATCCTTCTCTGCTGGGTCTTAAACAGTCCTACCTACCCTACACTTCCCTATGACCTTCTTCATTGCTCCTGTTACTTCCTTGTTCCTGAGGCTGTAGATGACAGGATTCAACATGGGTGTGAGGACGGTATAGAAGACGGATACTACATCATCCTGGCCAGGAGAGTGGTAGGATGCAGGTAACATGTAAGTGTAGACAAGGGGCCCGTAGAAGAGGTTGACGACTgccaggtgggaggagcaggtggcTAGGGCCTTCTTACGCCCCTCCGCAGAGTGCATCCGGAGCACAGCTGCGAGGATTAAGGCATAGGAGGTGGTGATGAAGGCAATGGGCACCAGGAGGACCACCACACCCGTCACAAAGAGCACCCGCTCATAGGCGGCTGTGTCAGCACAGGCCAACCTCAACAGTGAAGGCACCTCACAGAAGAAGTGTGCAATCTTCCGTGAGCCACAGTAGGGGAACTGCAGGGTCAGTGCAGTCTGGATGGAGGCGTTGAGTGACCCTCCCAGCCAGGAGGCAGCCACCAGGAGCAGGCAGGTCTGGCGACTCATGAGCACCGGGTAGCGCAGAGGGTTacagatggccacgtagcggtcataggccatgagGGCCAGCAGGATGCACTCTGCAGCCCCCAGGAAcatgaagaaaaacatttgtgCTCCACAGCCTCCAAATGAGATGCTTATCCATCCAAAGAGGAAGCCTGCTATCATCTTGGGGACAGTGACTGAGGTGAAGAAGATGTCCAAGAAGGATAGCTGGCTGAGGAGGAAGTACATGGGTGTGTGGAGCTGGGCATCTGCCCAGATCAGCAGGACCATGGCAGCATTGCCGGCCATGGCAAGTGTATAGATGACCACCACCATGCTGAAGAGGAACAAGTGCATCCGGCTCTCATTAAAAAGGCTGGTgagaacaaagttagtggaggagGAATGGTTCCAGGTCCCTCTGACTGCCTCCTGCTGAACTTCACTGTGGGGAGGAAAGTGAACGGCTCACCAAGAGTTCACCAAGGGCTCAGAAGCGTCCACTCTGAGTCAGAGAGAAGGTGACAGATGAACAGCAGGAAGTAACTGGCAAGGCTGACTAAGGGGCTGTGGGAGTTCTTCCTAACAGTCTTGCAGATTGCTATAGGGTCGACATTTTTTCACAAAGAAAAACTACTATAACAGACATGGTATTCAGCCAAGGCAGTGTTCAGAGGGGAACTTAAAACTCAGAATACAAAtgttagaaaagaggaaagacaaaTCAATCATCAAAGTTTCCATCTCAAAAAGTTAGAAAAGGAACCACAGTGCCCTAGAACACcttatgtttttataaaaatatacttagcATCCTTAACAATATTTCCGGTGAATAAATAggcacacaggaaaaaaattataaaaaggaaacatttactCTCATGCTTAGTCTGAGAACTAGATCCACACCTATATGAATTACATGGttcaaaattcttattttctgcctgccaatgcaggagacacaggagacatgaatttgatccctgggttgagaagatcccctggagggggaaatggcaactcactccaatattcttgcctgaaaaatcccagtgGACGGAGGAGCGTAGGAACTACAGTCCCTGTGGTGGCAAatagtcaaacacgactgagcatgcacacacaaatttTTATGTACTTGGGTATCTATGTGATGCACTTCTGTTAGAAATAGATGAGAGCCTGTGACTGTGGCAGACAAAGTGTGCTTTATCAGCTAGCAGAGCCAGGCATGGCCGTGTTTCTCTTGCCACCTTGTCCCTCAGGGGTCCCAGATATACTCATTGTGTTCAGAGCTTATAATCATTTTTTACATGGGTTTCTGGAAGTATGTTGCCCTCATCTTCATaactgtcaccttgtttatttttattttttggtcaaaacagtatttttaatgcTCAATGGTTTATTCAATTATCTTGCCAAATTTGGCATTCTTTGTTTTTCCaggaattttataaattttgtctAAGTTTTCTAAATTGTTGGCATATagttaatactattattattcttcAAAACATATTGATAACTGTCACCTCGTTTAAGTGGTTTCCCTATAGCTAAGTCTTATTATCTTAGTAAGACGAtcccttttaaatttttgatagtAAATAGTCTTCGTGATAAGTATAAACCTGTAGATGCCATGGTAAGCGTAAGTAAATCAGTTTCAGTGTTTCCCTTAGGAAGGCTCTGAGGCTTTAAAGTTCTCTCTTGTTAAATTACATTTATTCAGGCAAAGTCAATCAGTCAATGTCAAGCTATGATGGCAAATATGTCATCCTAaggcaattttaaaaagtgtagacAAGGGTCAAACTCAGACTACTTATTCTGCGATAAGTGAGCCTGCAGGGAGCTGCCCACCAGGCAAATTCCCTGAAATTTTGAGTTCTCCTGGATTCTTGGTTCCAAATGTCCCAGATCCTAGGAAATGACTTGAATTCTGGTTTGTATCTCCAGTCTTGAGTTTGATAGCAAGTGACTTAAATGAAGAGATTGAAAGGAAATAAATTGAACTGCCCAGTGTCCTATTATGAGCTGAGAATATGGGAGAATTTTGGAGCTGCTGGACACCGCTGGGTCACTGAGACTGGGCTGGAGGCGCCACAAATTTCAGAGGC
This genomic window from Cervus canadensis isolate Bull #8, Minnesota chromosome 4, ASM1932006v1, whole genome shotgun sequence contains:
- the LOC122439393 gene encoding olfactory receptor 2T27-like; its protein translation is MHLFLFSMVVVIYTLAMAGNAAMVLLIWADAQLHTPMYFLLSQLSFLDIFFTSVTVPKMIAGFLFGWISISFGGCGAQMFFFMFLGAAECILLALMAYDRYVAICNPLRYPVLMSRQTCLLLVAASWLGGSLNASIQTALTLQFPYCGSRKIAHFFCEVPSLLRLACADTAAYERVLFVTGVVVLLVPIAFITTSYALILAAVLRMHSAEGRKKALATCSSHLAVVNLFYGPLVYTYMLPASYHSPGQDDVVSVFYTVLTPMLNPVIYSLRNKEVTGAMKKVIGKCRVGRTV